Proteins from one Hoplias malabaricus isolate fHopMal1 chromosome 2, fHopMal1.hap1, whole genome shotgun sequence genomic window:
- the LOC136687792 gene encoding insulinoma-associated protein 1-like: protein MPKGFLVKRLKRTGPASYRVRDEENPNQDLQCKTPALPSGPQRFVQRTPARCCNGGLPEYSFLAPSLSPTRPDSEGYTSQPEPFPEPLLGGFAINGSPVSPSLPETTGEPAEPAVAAKKRAAPSNNQVGSKKQRKPSGSSSNQKKATTRDDLTTSPVLGLRIKEEDPSSSYSFSSNTNSSSNFIPLGEFVCQLCKERYPDPLSLAHHKCSRIVRVEYRCDECDKAFSCPANLASHRRWHKPKGSGSGDTESRLSPQPQQSSTSQEDDAPFGCHRCFKRFRRQAYLRKHLALHDRKASPTTEPRPPAPVHSPELSAFSVNPTEDASATKAVYPCRFCGENLFSSPALTRHINQLHPTESRHIILLSKTI, encoded by the coding sequence ATGCCAAAGGGTTTTCTTGTAAAGCGCTTGAAAAGGACCGGGCCTGCTTCCTACAGGGTGCGGGATGAGGAGAACCCAAATCAGGATCTTCAGTGCAAAACTCCAGCTCTTCCTTCAGGCCCTCAGAGATTTGTCCAAAGGACGCCAGCCAGATGCTGCAATGGTGGGCTTCCTGAATACTCCTTCCTTGCTCCATCTCTGAGCCCAACACGTCCAGACAGTGAAGGTTACACCAGCCAACCTGAGCCCTTCCCAGAACCGCTTCTAGGTGGCTTTGCCATCAACGGTTCCCCAGTGTCTCCTTCACTGCCAGAAACGACTGGTGAACCAGCAGAACCTGCAGTCGCTGCAAAAAAGCGAGCCGCCCCTAGCAACAATCAGGTCGGCTCGAAGAAGCAGCGGAAGCCTTCAGGTTCTTCCAGCAACCAGAAAAAGGCTACCACCAGGGATGACTTGACAACGTCGCCTGTGCTGGGGCTTCGCATCAAGGAGGAGGACCCAAGCTCAAGCTACAGTTTTAGCTCAAACACCAACTCCAGCTCAAACTTCATCCCCCTTGGGGAATTTGTCTGCCAGTTGTGCAAAGAAAGATACCCGGATCCCCTCAGCTTAGCTCACCACAAATGTTCTCGGATCGTCCGCGTTGAATACCGCTGTGATGAATGTGACAAAGCCTTCAGCTGCCCCGCAAACCTGGCCTCGCACCGCCGCTGGCACAAGCCCAAAGGATCAGGCTCCGGCGACACGGAGAGCCGCCTGAGCCCGCAGCCGCAGCAGAGTTCCACGTCCCAGGAGGACGACGCTCCGTTCGGCTGCCACCGTTGCTTCAAAAGGTTCCGCCGCCAAGCTTACCTGAGGAAACACCTGGCCTTACACGACCGCAAGGCCTCGCCCACCACTGAGCCACGCCCACCCGCCCCGGTACATTCGCCAGAACTTTCAGCTTTCAGCGTTAATCCCACCGAGGATGCATCCGCGACGAAGGCCGTGTATCCGTGTCGCTTTTGCGGCGAAAATTTATTCTCCTCGCCGGCGCTGACAAGACACATCAACCAGCTTCACCCCACAGAGAGCAGACACATCATTTTACTCTCAAAGACGATCTGA
- the cux2a gene encoding homeobox protein cut-like 2, giving the protein MRSNEPRIQTRIKDQRRHNASGLDTGSEEIVKAILEKVRHEMQHQQDTGEHDRGSAGDNLISSAIQVKQEAEESGILDQRPLDHDLLSAASHTDFVQNIIQKVKSEIGAGDTFSNCTNSEIHPLTSSSSSTSGTTHSPSLSWKQDKMQSPPSREEMEFIGMRFGTEEDHADKIMIPDHLTFESYKENFQPPEGQGGQNYAGSLLVNNGLDTLSITRRVKEVLVENNLGQRLFGEQVLGLTQGSVSDLLSQPKPWSELSLKGREPFLRMYFWLKDPQNVERLVAMKRTGHRARSKRPFTFLSSGSESSSPEAFLDSITDHSGHCSMAKRSRVVLSSQEKDVLHRVFQQEPYPSQQTTQRLASQLGLQHSTVINWFYNHRSRLRRIIQEGRSVTTNYTSSPLPYTEPMSHFSDHHSYRGLDTSLLTVKQEPSEVELSEVRRETDIYLDTMYVSTAVQSSRNLKLEDEEEDINRRNLSREDGIQTATVMNDDPDGPRKLSANQKASLT; this is encoded by the exons atgagaa GTAACGAACCAAGGATTCAGACAAGGATTAAAGATCAGCGCAGACATAATGCAAGTGGTCTGGACACAGGATCTGAAGAGATTGTCAAAGCCATCCTAGAGAAAGTGAGGCATGAGATGCAACATCAACAGGATACAGGGGAACACGATAGAGGGTCAGCTGGAGACAACCTGATAAGTTCTGCCATTCAGGTGAAACAGGAAGCGGAGGAGAGTGGCATTCTAGACCAAAGACCACTAGACCATGACCTTCTCAGTGCGGCCTCTCATACTGACTTTGTCCAAAACATCATCCAGAAGGTCAAGAGTGAAATCGGGGCAGGGGATACCTTCTCAAACTGTACAAATTCTGAGATTCATCCTCTGACATCTAGCAGTTCCTCTACCTCAGGAACCACCCATAGCCCCTCTTTAAGCTGGAAACAAGACAAGATGCAGTCACCTCCATCCAGAGAAGAGATGGAATTCATTGGAATGAGATTTGGTACAGAAGAGGATCATGCTGATAAGATAATGATCCCTGATCACTTGACTTTTGAGAGCTACAAGGAGAACTTCCAACCTCCTGAAGGTCAAGGTGGACAGAACTATGCTGGATCCCTTTTGGTCAACAATGGGTTGGACACTCTAAGTATCACCAGAAGGGTGAAGGAAGTCCTTGTGGAAAACAACCTAG GACAGCGATTGTTTGGAGAGCAGGTTCTTGGCCTGACTCAGGGTTCTGTATCAGATCTCTTGTCTCAACCTAAACCCTGGAGTGAACTCAGCCTGAAGGGAAGAGAACCTTTTCTCCGCATGTACTTTTGGCTCAAAGACCCTCAAAATGTAGAGCGCCTGGTAGCAATGAAGCGAACTGGTCATAGAG CACGTTCGAAGCGGCCTTTCACTTTCCTGTCCTCTGGGTCAGAGAGCTCTTCCCCGGAAGCTTTCCTGGACAGCATTACTGACCACTCAGGACACTGCAGCATGGCTAAGAGATCTCGTGTGGTTCTCTCATCTCAAGAGAAGGATGTCTTGCACAGAGTTTTCCAGCAGGAGCCCTATCCCTCCCAGCAAACCACCCAGAGGCTGGCCTCACAACTGGGCCTGCAGCACAGCACAGTCATCAACTGGTTTTACAACCACAG ATCCAGATTGAGACGTATTATCCAGGAAGGACGCTCAGTTACCACTAATTACACTAGTTCACCTCTTCCTTACACTGAACCAATGAGCCATTTCAGTGACCATCACTCTTACAGAGGCCTGGACACAAGCCTGCTGACCGTCAAACAGGAACCTAGTGAGGTTGAGTTATCTGAGGTGAGAAGGGAGACAGATATTTATTTGGACACAATGTATGTGTCCACTGCAGTGCAGTCCTCCAGGAATCTGAAGCTGGAAGATGAGGAAGAGGATATAAACAGAAGAAATCTGTCCCGTGAGGATGGGATTCAGACTGCTACAGTGATGAATGATGATCCTGATGGACCAAGAAaactctcagccaatcagaaagctTCATTAACCTAG